Proteins from a genomic interval of Lolium perenne isolate Kyuss_39 chromosome 1, Kyuss_2.0, whole genome shotgun sequence:
- the LOC127292110 gene encoding uncharacterized protein — protein MAAAAESGTGEPAANGDKPEEEPQQFDPSRMIGVIKRKALIKELAAAYHAECVASCKELLQLQKKWEEEQHAEAKMPEELKISSAKPSKRRKR, from the exons ATGGCCGCCGCCGCGGAGAGTGGAACCGGGGAGCCGGCGGCCAACGGGGACAAGCCCGAGGAGGAGCCGCAGCAGTTCGACCCCAGCCGGA TGATTGGCGTCATCAAAAGGAAGGCGTTGATCAAAGAGCTAGCTGCTGCTTACCATGCTGAGTGTGTAGCAAGCTGTAAAGAGCTACTGCAACTCCAGAAAAAGTGGGAGGAG GAGCAACATGCCGAGGCCAAGATGCCTGAAGAACTAAAGATATCGTCGGCGAAGCCTTCTAAGCGCAGGAAGAGGTAG
- the LOC127292031 gene encoding rab escort protein 1 has translation MAAAADSSAVIIEPSSFDVVVCGTGLPESILAAACAAAGKTVLHVDPNPFYGSHFSSSVPPHALPSFLLSSASPPSTTSSDAGVVPLQSRSSLYSDIETLGTVPSEGSFAVDLVGPRLLYCAGEAVDLLHRSGGSHHVEFKSVDLLYWDHGDLFPVPASREDIFNTKLSEDAKVGLVEKTRLSAFVRLVKSHIAAQEREEGKASIPEEDFDLPFLEFLKKQKLTPKMIGVVLYAIAMADYDQEDAAADSCKTLLTTRDGMKTVALHFKSIGRFANAKGAFIYPMHGHGELPQAFCRFAAVKGALYVLRMPVTALLMDKEKQHYIGTRLATGQDILCQQLILDPSYKTPSLDLPSGSSDPNSPRKVARGICITKKSVKQNSSNVLVVFPPKSLQEQQVATLRVLQLSSNVAICPPGMFMAHLSIPCVDAHIGKLCINKAIEVLIGSQTSDGSEGHSEKTREDNDDAKQGLIWKCVYVQEITQAKSGPILSCPMPDEYLDYRNILESTEKLFVEIYPNEEFLPRNSAPQHEDDDSDSAE, from the exons ATGGCGGCCGCCGCCGACTCATCCGCCGTAATCATCGAGCCCAGCTCGTTCGACGTGGTGGTCTGCGGCACGGGCCTCCCGGAATCCATCCtcgccgccgcctgcgccgccgCCGGCAAGACGGTCCTCCACGTCGATCCCAACCCCTTCTACGGCTCCCACTTCTCCTCCTCCGTCCCGCCCCACGCCCTCCCGTCATTCCTCCTCTCCTCCGCATCTCCCCCCTCCACAACCTCCTCCGACGCCGGCGTTGTCCCTCTCCAAAGCCGGAGCAGTCTGTACTCCGACATAGAGACATTGGGGACGGTCCCCTCGGAGGGCAGCTTCGCCGTCGACCTGGTCGGCCCCAGGCTGCTCTACTGCGCCGGCGAGGCCGTTGACCTCCTCCACCGGTCAGGGGGCAGCCACCACGTGGAGTTCAAGAGCGTCGACCTCCTCTACTGGGATCATGGCGATCTCTTCCCAGTTCCAGCCTCAAGGGAGGACATCTTTAACACCAAACTATCGGAGGACGCCAAAGTTGGCTTAGTCGAAAAAACCCGCCTCTCCGCCTTCGTCAGGCTTGTAAAGTCACACATTGCAGCACAGGAGAGGGAAGAAGGCAAAGCTTCCATACCCGAGGAAGACTTCGATCTCCCCTTCCTTGAGTTCCTCAAGAAACAGAAGCTTACACCCAAGATGATAGG GGTTGTGTTGTATGCAATCGCGATggcggattatgaccaagaagatGCCGCCGCAGACTCGTGTAAAACATTGCTAACAACCAGAGATGGAATGAAGACCGTAGCTCTTCATTTCAAGTCCATTGGGAG GTTTGCTAATGCAAAAGGTGCTTTCATCTATCCTATGCATGGCCATGGTGAGCTGCCTCAAGCTTTCTGTCGTTTCGCTGCTGTTAAGGGTGCCCTATAT GTGTTGCGGATGCCTGTCACTGCCCTTCTTATGGATAAG GAAAAACAACATTATATCGGCACAAGGTTGGCAACTGGTCAAGATATTCTGTGCCAGCAGTTGATACTCGATCCGTCATACAAAACTCCTTCCTTGGATTTGCCATCGGGCTCTTCAGACCCAAACTCACCAAGAAAAGTTGCTCGCGGAATATGCATAACTAAAAAGTCTGTGAAACAGAATTCGTCGAATGTTCTGGTTGTTTTCCCCCCAAAAT CACTACAAGAGCAGCAGGTTGCAACTCTTCGGGTGCTTCAGTTGAGCAGCAATGTAGCAATATGCCCTCCTGGAAT GTTCATGGCACATCTGTCTATTCCATGTGTTGATGCCCACATAGGAAAACTCTGCATAAACAAAGCAATAGAGGTTCTTATCGGTTCCCAAACTTCAGATGGTTCAGAAGGCCATTCAGAGAAAACCAGAGAAGACAACGATGATGCAAAGCAAGGTCTAATATGGAAGTGTGTTTATGTTCAGGAGATCACACAG GCAAAATCCGGTCCTATATTATCCTGCCCAATGCCTGATGAATATCTTGACTACAGAAATATACTGGAATCAACAGAAAAG TTATTTGTGGAAATCTATCCCAACGAAGAATTCCTGCCTAGAAATTCAGCTCCtcaacatgaagatgatgactctgATTCCGCAGAGTGA